A segment of the Branchiostoma floridae strain S238N-H82 chromosome 10, Bfl_VNyyK, whole genome shotgun sequence genome:
acttttttatcattttttattattttaagCTTGTGTTGACACCCTTGCTTCCATGCTCTAAGCCTAAGCTTGCTTTATCCCTTTGCAAAGCAGGTACAGAAAATACTCTTTGTCTAGAGTTGAGTGCttttgaaaatggtcaaaaGATACCACTACCAATAGTCGTGCAAGATGTTCACAATAGTAGATCGTCACAGGTGCATGGTTAACAAACTGTCATGCAATTCTGTGTCTGATGAACTCTGTATCTTTCCCATTACTATCAGCAAGGAGTTTCAAACCCTAACCTATTAGTCAACTTTGGTTGTTCTTGTACTGAGACGAGTAGCAGGAAGATAGCCAGCGGTGTTTTATGATGAATGACAGGCTAAATCTACAACAAGTAGTGGAGTTCTTTGAAGTGATTTGTTGCATCTAGCTTTGACTTCAGTTTTTGAGGACCAAGGAAATGCCTGTTCTGTTCTTTCTAGTCAGTATTCTGTCACACTCACGTTACAATGGATTGAAATGAAATCTGTTGATCAGCTGCAAACGGGGGAGGGAGAGGCACGGTCGATGTTGGAAAAGACGCAGACGTAGCCCAGCCGTTGTCACATGCACCAAAGGATTCGACAAGTCCACCTGGATGGAAAGCTGCTGCAGTACAGTCGCTGTTTACCGACGGAGTCATGAGTGACAGAGCTGCCATGGAGGCCACTGTGAAGGAGACCAAACCAGCAGAAGTGGTCACCGGAGATGCTGCAGCATCCATGGCCATTCCTGAAGTTCCAGCCTCAGATGTGCTGAGTTCAGAGGCAGTTATCGAGGAGGCTGTAGTAGCAGAAGTAGTGGCTCAAGATGCAGCAGCTCTGGAGGGAGTTGTAGGAGAGGTAGAGGCTGCTAAGGAAGATGGAGCTACTGAAGCAGCTGCACCGGAGGCTGTCGTGAAGAAGTTGTTGTGGAGGTCAGTGCTATAGAGCCAGTTCCAGAAGAAGTGGTGGCAGAGGAAGTGGTGGCTGCTGTTGAAACAGTCACTGCAGAAGCTGTAGCAGAACCAGCAGTTGTGGAGGAGGTTGTTGAGGAAGTTGTGGTTTCTGGGGTTACTGCAGAAGAGGCTGTTGCCACAGAAGCTGCAGCTGAAGGTGTCATTGCAGAAGAGATGGTAGCTGCTGAGGAAGTTGCAGCAGAAGATGTAGCAGTGGCTCCAGAGGAGACGGTTCTTGAAGTGGCGGCCAAAGAGGAGACAGTTGCTGCAGAAGCTGTGGCAGAAGAAGTGATGGTTGAAGAGATAGCTGCTGGGGGAGCTGTAGCAGAAGAAGTAGCAGCAGCTGAGGGAGTCGCAGCAGAAGAAGCAGCCATTCAAGGAGTTGCAACAGAAGAAGTAACAGCTGCTCAAGGAGTTGCAGCAGAAGAGGTGATAGCTACAGAGGAGACAGTTGCAGTAGATGCTGTGTCCCAAGACATCACTGTagatgctgctgctgctgaAGAAGAGGTCATGGCTTCAGAAGAGACAGCTGCTGAAGAAGTGGTGCTTGGAGAGGACACAGCTACAGCAGGGGCTGTTGTGGAAGAGGTGGTCTCCGAAGAGGTGGTGACTTCAGAAGGAGCTACAGAAGAAGTGCTTGGTGGAGAGGAAACAGTTGTGGCAAAGGTAGTTGCTGGAGAGATAACTGAGGAAGTAGAAGCAGTAGAAGCTGCTGAGGAGACACAGGTGGTGGCACCTGAAGATGTAGCTGAGGCTTTAGATGCTACAGCTGAAGAGGGAGTCACTCAAATGATAACAGAGGAAGCTGATGCTCCAGTAGAAGCTTCTGAGGAGATACCGGTTGTGGAAGTGGCACCTGAAGTTGTTGCTGAGGCTTTAGATACGCCAGCTGAAGAGGTGGTTGCTGAGGTGGTAACAGAGGAAACTCCTTTGGAAGCCAAGACAGCACCTGAGGTGATACCAGTTGTTGAAGCTACCCCTGAAGTTGAAGCTGATGCTGTAGCTGAAGAGGCAGTACCAGAGGAAGAGGAGATCCCAGCTGTTGAAGTAGCCCAAATGGTGGGGACACCTGTCGAGCCACCAGCATCTGGAGATGATGTTGCAGCTCTACCTACGGCAGGGGATGAAGATGACCCTGCAGGTGAGGAGCAGGGTATCTCTCCTAAAATCATCATATTTAGACATGGACAGCCCCATCACTGACAACTCCCATGGAAACCCCTATCCTACCCTACCCTTCTTTCCTGCCATGAATGGAGCATCAAGGTCACTAGTAGTAATAGTACCTACTGTGTCTTACAAGTTATCAGGCATGCCAAGTAAAGGATCCTTTTTACCAACCCCTTTGACATCTGCCTTGTTACGTCTGCCTTGATAGCTTCCCATTGAGAGAGAGTAATTGACCCTGCTCTTTCCTGCATGAGTTCTTAGCCTACCCTTCTTTTAAAAATATCTTCTTTTTAAATCTTAAAACAGAGACATGGACAATGATGCTCATATCCTTGACTACACCACAGACAGTGCAACTATTTTGCAGCTGCAAAATGCACAATTTGCCACTGGAAATAAGGAGACTTTTTGACATGTTTGGACTCAACATGACTCAATCTTACAGCAGTTTACtatgatgtatgttttgtacaagGACGACACACATATTGAAAACTTCAATATTGTTGACATATAGCTAGAGATCACAATCTCACAAGACGTTTGAACATGATGTTAGACTAAGCAATTTTTGCAACCTTCTTCAACTGAGATAGTTTGTAGACACTAACTAGAAGACACTGATAATGTGGCCTGACGAATAcaacttactacatgtatacaaactcTGCCATGTCTTATATCTCACTGTCTGGATAAAGGAGAATGCTGTAAAACTATCAGTAGTATAACATTGTATGGAAGGTATGACTCATGCAAAAGCATGCTTGTGAAATAAAGGAATTAGCCACTATCTAACTGCATCTATTTTTCCTTTCCTTGTGTCATCTCACTGTCTCTTTCATTGTTTTGTACCATTTCATCAAGTTGCCCTCTTTCACATAGTTCTCATTGAGTCCACTTTTCCAGCCATAACATTAATGTTGTCCTCATTGATGATACTCATGTTTTCATGAACAGGCAAGGCACAGTAAGCAAACACATTCAGTACAACAAGAAATGTGTAAATCCACATGATTTCATGTGGTTGCACTGATAagaaccagggctcgaaataccacatgcatatgcaagtttgtgcaagtaaaattggtgtggtgcaagtaagtttagaccaaacttgcaccagtgcaagttacttttgtcctctaatacctgacattagaaaaagcttacacacaccaagaatattgtctgtcattgaaaggtaaaagaaaataacactgaataaaaaaaagcctaaatttgttatttctaaatttggttagacatccaggtaaactattttttttagacaaatccatccctacaatgctaatgattcctatggtgctgtcttaccttgatttgcatatgagttacatttgcatactaattagtgactttaatatgttcaactggtttttccagttatatgtattgtattgagttgttctaccacttcattctggagatgcttaagaatagttactgtgatggatgtcactcgaagagtccagaagaaatctattgatcttatcgagttgtagacattgaattgtctttaattgagccTAAAtgcacagtttttatgaaacagtttgtacagtttcaaaccaaaaataaaatacgctacggaaaaacaaatatccaaacatgtgctctttaccggtatgtatccccatttactcacgtacatttgcaaattttcagaagaggagataaggggttaaCATTTCACTATTTtaggttgtgcaagtaagtttcttttggtgcaagttacctttggcttaacttgcacagatgcaagttgactgaaaagtgtatttcgagccctgagaacAAAGTGCCAATTAGACTTAATGATTATAATCAGATACTTTACAGTTTTGGTAAACCACAATGGATAGGATACAAAAGAATCTGCAAACATGCTTGCTTTGCTTGCTCAGCTTAGTGTAGTCTGATGGCTTTTCTGCTCTGTGTAAGGCTGCGCTTGAGTGTTGCATAACATTAGGAGCTTTCACTAAGTTGCTTGCTTACACTCAGCccttttttctgcaaaattacTATGTCATCTATTGCAAGCTGCTCTGCGTATAACATAGGTGCTCAATAGTGCTCAGCACTGCTCTGCAAACTACAGGTTGCAATGTTGAAACATGCTCTACCTCTGCTGGTCCGGAGATTCTTGTTGCATTTCCTTGCGTTTTATGCTACTATTTTATAGTTTGCTGGTGTTGTGATGATTTTGCTTGTGGTTTGTGAATGCTGCAATTCATTCAACCACCCGACACACACATGACCTCTTCTTGGATACCCTTAGTTTAATCATTTGATTGGTGtagttttgtacagtagtaGCCTCAGCTTCACACGTTGACTATCTATGGATTACTCTACAAACAGACTTCACAAAGATGCACAATTTGCTAACATTCCCCAAACGCATACATTCAGCTTAGTTGTATCAACCTCAATGCTATGAAGACAAACAGAAGTGAATAGTTGCTAAAGTGATGTTTTGtgtgccccccctccccaggagCTGCTGTCCAGGCTGCAGAGGCTGCTGACCCCATCCAGAAGCTGTTCCTGGATAACATCAGGACTTACTCTAACAAGAGCAAGTAAGTAAACCTCA
Coding sequences within it:
- the LOC118424688 gene encoding uncharacterized protein LOC118424688 isoform X1, with amino-acid sequence MLANTLRQSLCRCRPAAYAQVLRPLSTAANGGGRGTVDVGKDADVAQPLSHAPKDSTSPPGWKAAAVQSLFTDGVMSDRAAMEATVKETKPAEVVTGDAAASMAIPEVPASDVLSSEAVIEEAVVAEVVAQDAAALEGVVGEVEAAKEDGATEAAAPEAVVKKLLWRSVL